The Cyanobacterium stanieri LEGE 03274 nucleotide sequence TGTCAATCTTTGTTCATATTCTGCTAACAATTGTTGTGCTTCTTCTTTCTTTCCCAAGACTTCGGCATTGAATAACAAATCTTCTTGCCATTCCCCATTAGTCTGCCCATCTCTTAAGACTGTCGGGGCAATTTGGCTTAATTGAGGATAAATATTTTCATCGTTATAAACGCTACCGATAATTAAATCAGGTTGTAGTTTAACAATGGCTTCTAAATTAACTGTGCCTTCTTGTCCTACTTTTGTAATATTTGTGGTGCGATCGCCCAGTAAATCCACCGTATTGGAAATCACTCCCACAGGTTTCATCTCCAACACCAACAGAGTATCAATAGCCGAACTATTTAAAGCCACTACCCTTTCAGGGTTAGATGGTACACAGGTTTTTCCCATGCCATGATTAATGGGGCGACAACTTTCGGGTAAGCGGGAAGTTTTTTCATTACAAGCAACGGTGAGGGTAAGAAGAAGGATAAGGAGTAGGGAGGTAGGGGAGTGAGGGTGATTGGGGGTTAGGAAGGAGATAATATAATCAAATAAGTTAATAAGTA carries:
- a CDS encoding ABC transporter substrate-binding protein — its product is MILINLFDYIISFLTPNHPHSPTSLLLILLLTLTVACNEKTSRLPESCRPINHGMGKTCVPSNPERVVALNSSAIDTLLVLEMKPVGVISNTVDLLGDRTTNITKVGQEGTVNLEAIVKLQPDLIIGSVYNDENIYPQLSQIAPTVLRDGQTNGEWQEDLLFNAEVLGKKEEAQQLLAEYEQRLTDFKTQMGERLQEVEISLVRVYPEQISIYLNNSFAGTILEDAGLSRPDFQNQGIRGEAPFQIMISREETSLADGDVIFLWTYGTSAEIKSQAESQLNRLKNDPLWQQLGAVKNGQVYQIPPYWNVPSLMAANRVVDDLFRYLVNEQ